In Montipora foliosa isolate CH-2021 chromosome 13, ASM3666993v2, whole genome shotgun sequence, one DNA window encodes the following:
- the LOC137982988 gene encoding uncharacterized protein, which translates to MLQIPANPEILQRITIADNDDQFCATDTPRHAINCARVLICDSQNFVRRTEMLMISTLILVFWAAVNTVDCQDDITWTRQECREMMESCELLSGLPGPTGPVGSKGALGQLGIKGDKGNKGFPGEPGNPGIRGGGYPVKGQKGQNGDIGAKGAKGFRGGDGPSGVFGVQGSLGSPGLPGDFGRKGGIGPPGEDGEPGVAKLNWKQCVFTPDMNTARGEMVYCTFFKERSDTSLHVTYQGETHIGLCENCCKAWYFTFDNLTCTDPGSVDAVFSSLHLSRNGPNKNTLPDYMHGTISGYCGSVPRGSVRVGLSLDNCPGYPTNKLTFKGVIQPNSRIIIQEVPAPQV; encoded by the exons ATGCTACAAATCCCTGCTAATCCGGAAATTCTCCAAAGGATTACAATAGCTGACAATGACGACCAGTTTTGCGCCACTGACACTCCACGTCACGCAATCAACTGTGCGCGTGTTTTAATTTGTGATTCTCAAAATTTCGTAAGGCGAACAGAAATGCTTATGATATCTACCCTCATTCTCGTCTTCTGGGCAGCCGTGAATACGGTTGATTGTCAAGATGACATCACCTGGACAAGACAGGAGTGTCGTGAG ATGATGGAATCATGCGAGTTACTATCCGGCCTTCCGGGACCCACGGGACCAGTCGGGTCAAAGGGTGCCCTTGGACAATTGGGCATAAAGGGAGACAAAGGAAACAAAGGCTTTCCTGGGGAACCCGGAAATCCCGGGATAAGAGGCGGAGGTTATCCTGTGAAAGGTCAAAAAGGGCAAAATGGGGATATTGGAGCGAAAGGAGCAAAAGGCTTCAGAGGAGGTGATGGACCTTCAGGAGTCTTTGGAGTGCAAGGGTCGTTGGGTTCCCCTGGATTACCAGGAGATTTCGGAAGAAAGGGAGGCATCGGTCCCCCTGGAGAAGATGGTGAGCCCGGTGTGGCCAAACTAAATTGGAAGCAATGTGTTTTCACTCCAGATATGAACACAGCCAGAGGAGAGATGGTG TATTGTACGTTTTTCAAGGAACGTAGTGATACCTCACTGCACGTGACTTATCAGGGGGAGACGCACATCGGATTATGCGAGAACTGTTGCAAGGCCTGGTACTTCACGTTTGACAACCTGACGTGTACCGATCCAGGAAGTGTAGATGCTGTCTTCAGCTCGCTGCATTTGTCTCGAAATGGTCCAAACAAGAATACCCTACCGGATTATATGCATGGAACCATCTCCGGGTATTGTGGTTCTGTTCCTAGGGGATCAGTTCGAGTTGGATTGTCACTGGATAATTGTCCTGGATATCCTACAAACAAACTTACTTTTAAAGGTGTTATACAACCGAACAGTCGAATAATTATTCAAGAAGTCCCCGCTCCGCAAGTTTGA
- the LOC137982989 gene encoding collagen triple helix repeat-containing protein 1-like: MNLLITLALQSILILAVCGQLFRTWTNRDCQRMIRECGQVTRGSEGAPGPKGPSGNQGNMGPVGAKGNRGEMGPPGRLAPGQISPIQAPAGDPGERGRTGTPGDPGDPGFPGQKGRKGFQGSPGNKGRKGDEGYSGEIGPRGNVGSPGTLGSWTRCSWEINVSIDRGLLKECIFTKQDLNSVLHVVYEGNLQIGLCSDCCKRWFFSFNDAECSNPASIDGVMSGGLSPDYPFYSYGRIEGFCEKRFPTGPVRVGLRMENCPTYNSSSTPYNRQLHNRYGSILIQEVSPSQQNTQKTLT, encoded by the exons ATGAATCTCTTGATTACCTTGGCTCTTCAAAGCATTTTGATATTAGCCGTTTGTGGACAGCTCTTTAGGACTTGGACTAATAGAGATTGCCAAAGG ATGATCCGTGAATGCGGTCAAGTGACTCGTGGAAGTGAAGGTGCCCCGGGTCCAAAAGGTCCCTCTGGGAATCAAGGTAACATGGGACCAGTAGGAGCAAAGGGAAATCGTGGAGAAATGGGACCACCTGGCCGTCTTGCACCAGGACAAATTTCACCCATACAAGCTCCTGCAGGGGATCCTGGTGAGCGTGGAAGGACCGGAACTCCCGGGGATCCCGGAGACCCTGGTTTCCCAGGACAAAAAGGGAGAAAAGGGTTTCAGGGATCTCCTGGAAATAAGGGAAGGAAAGGAGACGAAGGATATTCTGGTGAAATCGGTCCCCGTGGAAATGTTGGATCTCCCGGTACGTTAGGAAGTTGGACGCGGTGTTCATGGGAAATAAACGTCAGTATAGATAGAGGCCTTTTGAAG GAATGCATCTTCACCAAGCAAGACCTTAATTCAGTCCTCCACGTAGTCTATGAGGGAAACCTTCAAATAGGACTTTGCAGCGACTGCTGTAAGCGTTGGTTTTTTAGCTTCAATGATGCGGAGTGCTCAAACCCAGCATCAATCGACGGTGTAATGTCAGGAGGTCTTAGCCCCGATTACCCGTTTTATTCCTATGGAAGAATCGAGGGGTTTTGTGAAAAGAGATTTCCAACTGGTCCAGTTAGAGTCGGCTTACGGATGGAGAACTGTCCGACGTATAATAGTTCTTCCACGCCTTATAATCGTCAACTGCACAATCGGTATGGAAGTATATTGATACAGGAGGTGTCACCATCGCAACAGAATACTCAGAAAACACTGACGTGA
- the LOC137983144 gene encoding small ribosomal subunit protein eS19-like, whose protein sequence is MPGGYVSVKDVCPHEFIKALAAHLKKGGKLKVPEWVDLVKTSKSKELAPYDPDWYYIRAASVLRHVYLRRGMGVGLLARVYGGRKRRGSKPSHFARSSASVARKILQGLEQLNLVEKDNNGGRSITTQGRRDLDRIAYQVVSSSEEAATA, encoded by the exons ATGCCTGGTGGTTACGTGTCAGTCAAAGACGTTTGTCCTCACGAATTTATCAAGGCTTTGGCAGCCCATTTGAAAAA GGGTGGAAAGCTGAAGGTGCCAGAATGGGTCGACCTGGTCAAGACGTCAAAAAGCAAGGAGCTAGCTCCCTATGATCCTGACTGGTATTACATCAGGGCAG CCTCAGTCCTTCGTCATGTCTATCTTCGTCGTGGTATGGGAGTGGGGCTACTTGCCCGTGTTTATGGAG gGCGGAAAAGACGTGGATCAAAGCCAAGCCATTTTGCACGTAGCTCAGCTTCAGTGGCCAGAAAAATATTGCAAGGCCTTGAACAACTGAACTTGGTTGAGAAAGACAATAATGG AGGCCGATCTATCACCACTCAAGGACGAAGGGACTTGGACCGTATTGCCTATCAG GTGGTGTCCAGCTCAGAGGAAGCTGCAACAGcttaa